One Paralysiella testudinis genomic window, GGATTGTGCGTTTCAGGTAGCATGAATAAAATAAGTGCTTTAATTTAGATGGGTGCGTAACTCCAGTTACTTCAACGATAAACTGTTGAACTGTTTTAAACATGCTTTAATTTTCTAGGGATTCCAATCTGCGTTGAGGTAATGCAGTGGACTTGCCCGGCTAATAACGGCATGTTGCTTCGTTCTTACCTTTTCTCTCTAATTTCTCCACCACCATTACCGCCCGCCTATGCCAACCTTGCTACCCGAATCCGCCCCCATCACCCATCCGGCTGCTTTAAGCGCGGCCGCGGTCTTGTCGGCACAGGCGCCGGCGGCGTGGCCGCAGGTGGCGGCTTATTTAGACGCTTTGTTTTATGCGCTGGACAACGGCCACAGCTTTATTTACGTGAGCGCCGAAGAAGCGGAAAACCTACAACAAGCTGCGCCGATTGTGGGCGCCGCCGGGGCATTTGCACCGCTGATTTTGCAGGGTAAACGGCTGTTTTTGGGGCGGCTATGGCAGCTGGAGCAAGACATTGCCGCCGATTTTTGGCGTTTGGCCAATGCCCCTGTTGCGCCGGTAGACAGCGCTGCCGCGGCCGCCTGTTTGCAAGCCTGGTTTGCCGATAAAGACAGCCAAGGGCAGCAAACCGCCGCCGCGCTGGCTTTGCTGCAGCCTTTAATGCTGATTAACGGCGGCCCCGGCACCGGCAAAACCACCACCGTGGCCAATCTGTTGGCCTTGCTGTGCCAAAACAGCGTGGCGGCAAATCAGGGCTTGCCGCGCATCGGCTTGGCCGCACCCACCGGCAAGGCGGCGGCGCATATGGCACAGGCGCTGCAATTGGCCTTATTGCGGCTTCAGGGGCTACCTGAAGCCACGCAAACCCATTTGCAAGCCTTGCAAGGGCAAACCGTACACCGCTTGCTCGGCCTGTATCCGCCGCAGCTGCAAAGCCGTTTTCACGCCCGCAATCCGCTGCCGCTGGATATTTTGGTGGTCGACGAAGCCTCGATGCTGGATTTATCCTTGCTCAAAAGCTTGTTGCATGCTTTGCGCAGCGGCTGCCGCCTGATTTTGCTGGGCGACGAAAACCAACTGCCCGCCGTGGGCGCCGGCGATGTGTTGGCAGCGCTGGCACAGCTCACCCGCATCAGCAGCGCACTGGCGGCGCAGCTGGCGGCATTGTTGCCGCAAACCCGGTTTGATATCGACGATGCCGCCCCGCCTTTGGCCGCCAATGTGGCCACGCTCACGGTAAGCCGCCGTTTTGATGATAAAAGCGGTATCGGCCATTTGGCCAAAGCGGTGGTGGCCGGGCAAGGCGAAGCCGCATTGGCGGCCTTTACCGATTTTTCACCAGAATTGCAGTGGATGAGCCCCACCCAAACGCCGTGGCCTTTGCTGTATCAGCGCCAAGCGGCTTATTGGCAGGCGGTGGCGCAACAAGATGCCGCAGCGGCGTTTGCGTCCTTAAAACACATCATGGTATTGGCGGCGTGGCGACAGGATGCGGCGGCGTTTAACCAAGGCTACCGCCGCTATTTGGCGCAGCAAGGGCACGGCAGCGAAGGGCGCTGGTTTGCCGGCCAAGTGCTGATGGTGACCCAAAACGATTACGGCACGGCACTTTACAACGGCGATATCGGCATCGTATTGCCGCAAGGCGAAGGCTTGGCGGCGTATTTCAGCGATGGCGAGCGCTGCCGCCACATCAGCCTAAGCCGCCTGCCCGAACACGACACCGCCTTTGCCATTACCGTGCACAAAAGCCAAGGCTCGGAATACGATGAAGTATGGCTGCTGCCGCCTTCAGGCAGCGAAGACGCCGCCGCCTTATTCGACCGCGCCTTGCTCTACACCGCCATCACCCGCGCCCGCAATCACTTCGTGTTTTGGGGCGAGCCGGCGCAATTGCAAGCCGCCATCGCCCGCAACAGCCCGCGCCGCAGCGGCTTGCGCTTGGCATTGGCCCATTGTGCGGCTCAAGCGCCATCGCTTTAAGTTGCGGCTCTCAAGCATTTTCAGGCAGCCTGAGACTTTTGCAAGATGGTGCGATTTGCGGAATGCAAATGGTATTTTGCAAAAATCGCAGCCTTATTGTGTTTAAAACCCTGTCCCAGCCGGAATTGTGTGGGGCGGGATTCTGGAATAAGTATGAGATGACGAATCTATGCGCACAAGAGATGAAACGATAAAAAGACAGCTAGAATTTATCTTAAAGGCTCGATTTACTGGTCGAGACTTGATAGCGTACTTCGATTGCATGCCAGAAAAAATGTTGAGACGGGCAATTACCCTATTTTCAGAAGTTTATCCGAGTGAAACAGTCATATCTGACGAACAATTTGGTTTTATAGGGTATATGTTATCAACAAATAAAATGGTGGAGCAGGAGAGTTTTTCCAATTTTATTAGATCGATTAGCACGATAAATTATTCAATTGAGCAAAAAGAAAAATTAGTCAATATAACAAAAGATAATATTTTTAGTCTGTGTAATGGCTTAACTTTTGAATTTGATAATTTTCTTGTACTAATGCTCAACCAAGAACAACTGGCGGATTACGTCAAGTGGATGGCCGATATCGAAGACGAAGCGGTGTTAATGCGTGCCATGGGTATCTTGCAATATGAGCATTTTGACAGAGTCCCAGTCGAGATTATTGAATCATTGAAGCAAACCATAATAAATAAATTGAAATAAAAAATAAGAGGGCGAAAATAGGCAGTTTGCATATAAATTAAATGGAAGCTGCGTGTTTTGAGCCAAGCTCTCTGACAATACCGAGTGCTAAGAAAGCCTTATCCCACTCGCTTTCAAACCAAAACCGCCGCGCAGCAATGTTTGAATTTCTTGCCCGAGCCGCAGATACAGGGTTGTTTCAAACCCGGCAGCGCTACGGTGGGGTCGATAAAATACCAGCGCCCGTTAATACACACAAAAGCCGAGTGCTCATCATGCTGCTGCCGCCCTTGTGCGGTGTCAAATGTGGCAGAAAAATGCACTTGGGCATGGTGTTTGCCTATGCGTGGCCGGTGTTGGTGTACGGTTAGATCGGCCCATGCGGTGTGATGGCTCCATTGTTCGATGGCGGCCACATCGAGTAAAGGCTGTTGCGCAGGTACGGTGCTGGCCACAATATAATCGATTTTTCCCAATACATAAGCCGTATAGCGTGAGCGCATCAGCGCTTCGGCGTTTTCAGGCAGCCTTGTGTCTTGATGCAGCGGCGCACAGCAATCGGCCAGGCTTGCGCCGGTACCGCACGGGCAGGGCTGTGCTAAGGCATTGGCCAAACCCGGGGAATTCATAAGCCGCGCTGCCATTCTGATCGCAAGCCCGCTTCGTTCGGGCGAGCGATGGCGGCGTGGATTTTGGCCAGCAAGGTTTCTTTATCGCGGTTCATGCGCCCTTTGAGCACCAGATAATTGGAGGCATGGTCGCTGCGAAACACGGTGTTGTGCAGTTGCAAGTGCGCAATAAAGCAGGCCAGCTCTTGCAATAGGCCAATGGTGTCGGGCAGGGTAAAGCCGGGGAAACCGGCTTGCAGGCGCGTTTGCCCTAAGGGAAAGCTTACCACTAGGGTAGACACGTATTCGGGCTGGGTTTGGTTCATCAGCCGCGCGGAGTTCACGGCGTGCTGTTGGCTTAATTCGGTGCCGCCCAAGCCGGTGAGTATCATCACCGAACGGGTAATACCGGCTTCGCCCAGCTTTTGCAGCGCGGCGGCGGAAGAGGCAAAGGTTTCGCCTTTGTTTACCCGCTGCAATACGGTGTCGTCGCCCGATTCGCAGCCCACATACACCATTTTCAAACCGGCCTCGGCCAATTCGCGCAATTCGGCCACCGATTTATTGGCCACATTGCGCGGCAGGCAATAGGCCGATACCCGCTCCACTTGCGGCAAATATTGTTTGATGGCGGCCAGAATGGCCAATAAGCGGCGGGTGGACAGGGTGATGGCATCGCCATCGGCCAAAAACACCCGCCGCACCGGCTGGCCGCTGGCGGCTATTCTGGCCAGATTGGCTTCGATGTCTTCTTGCTTAAAGGGGCGGAATTTTTTTTGCGGGGCGGTGTACATTTCGCAAAAAGTGCACTGGTTCCACGAGCAGCCGTTGGTGACCGGCAAAATCAGCGATTTGGCTTCGCTGGGCGGGCGGAATACCGGCTCGATATAGTTGATGGGGTAGAAATGCATAATGGAGATGAGGGCGTTGATAAGAATAGTGCTATTTTACGCAATCGCTGCGGTTTGCAAAACCATTGTGGGTTAGCGCATCAAGTTAGTTTTACATTTCAGGTAGCCTTTAAACAGCTGGTGTGCAGTGCGTAGATACCATCTCTCGCATCAAGCCGCAATGGTTATTTTGGCCTGATATTCGCATTGGTGCTTCAACACACCAAAGCAAATCTGTACCAAGCGGCGCATCGCTGCGCCGATGGTCTGCATTTCCGTTTTGTTTCTGGCTTTCAGTCTGCGGTAATGCGCGTTAATATCCGGATTCCACGTTTTTGCAACCACCGCAGCCATATACAACTTAGCTCGTATGACCGAACT contains:
- the recD gene encoding exodeoxyribonuclease V subunit alpha, with amino-acid sequence MPTLLPESAPITHPAALSAAAVLSAQAPAAWPQVAAYLDALFYALDNGHSFIYVSAEEAENLQQAAPIVGAAGAFAPLILQGKRLFLGRLWQLEQDIAADFWRLANAPVAPVDSAAAAACLQAWFADKDSQGQQTAAALALLQPLMLINGGPGTGKTTTVANLLALLCQNSVAANQGLPRIGLAAPTGKAAAHMAQALQLALLRLQGLPEATQTHLQALQGQTVHRLLGLYPPQLQSRFHARNPLPLDILVVDEASMLDLSLLKSLLHALRSGCRLILLGDENQLPAVGAGDVLAALAQLTRISSALAAQLAALLPQTRFDIDDAAPPLAANVATLTVSRRFDDKSGIGHLAKAVVAGQGEAALAAFTDFSPELQWMSPTQTPWPLLYQRQAAYWQAVAQQDAAAAFASLKHIMVLAAWRQDAAAFNQGYRRYLAQQGHGSEGRWFAGQVLMVTQNDYGTALYNGDIGIVLPQGEGLAAYFSDGERCRHISLSRLPEHDTAFAITVHKSQGSEYDEVWLLPPSGSEDAAALFDRALLYTAITRARNHFVFWGEPAQLQAAIARNSPRRSGLRLALAHCAAQAPSL
- a CDS encoding YchJ family protein; protein product: MNSPGLANALAQPCPCGTGASLADCCAPLHQDTRLPENAEALMRSRYTAYVLGKIDYIVASTVPAQQPLLDVAAIEQWSHHTAWADLTVHQHRPRIGKHHAQVHFSATFDTAQGRQQHDEHSAFVCINGRWYFIDPTVALPGLKQPCICGSGKKFKHCCAAVLV
- a CDS encoding radical SAM protein, encoding MHFYPINYIEPVFRPPSEAKSLILPVTNGCSWNQCTFCEMYTAPQKKFRPFKQEDIEANLARIAASGQPVRRVFLADGDAITLSTRRLLAILAAIKQYLPQVERVSAYCLPRNVANKSVAELRELAEAGLKMVYVGCESGDDTVLQRVNKGETFASSAAALQKLGEAGITRSVMILTGLGGTELSQQHAVNSARLMNQTQPEYVSTLVVSFPLGQTRLQAGFPGFTLPDTIGLLQELACFIAHLQLHNTVFRSDHASNYLVLKGRMNRDKETLLAKIHAAIARPNEAGLRSEWQRGL